GCGCCTCAGGTTCTCTACCCAGTACAAACTAGTGGCTCTCTGGTGGCTGAAATGGTGCCTCGTTCAGCAGATGTGGGCTATCTTGTCACTAAAGTGGTGGCTGTTGATGTGGACTCCGGACAGAATGCTTGGCTCTCATATAAACTGCAGAAAGCGACAGACAGGGCACTGTTTGAAGTGGGCCTACAGAATGGAGAAATAAGAACCATACGCCAGGTCATTGATAAAGATGCTGTGAAACAAAAGCTCACTGTTGTAGTGGAGGACAACGGGCAGCCCTCTCGATCAGCTACAGTCAATGTGAACGTGGCGGTGGCGGACAGCTTCCCGGAAATCCTTTCAGAACTCACTGACTTTACGCAAGACAAAGAATACAACAATAACCTGACATTTTATTTAATTTTGGCACTTGCTGTGGTTTCACTACTTTTTATTTTTTCTATTATTTCTATAATTTCTGTCAAACTCTACCGGTGGAAACAGAATAAGTTATTCTATAAATCTGCAGCAAACCTCCCCGTTATCCCATATTACCCTCCCGTTTACCCAGACGGAACCATGGGAACCCTACAGCGTGTGTACAACTATGAGGTGTGTGGGACCACTGACTCCAGGATGAGTGATGTGAAGTTAGCTAGGCCTTGTAGCCAGAACACACTGGTGGATGTGAGTCGCATGgggacaatgcagagagaaaagagggagcaGGAGGATGGTGATGGAGAGGTGAGAAGGCATATTGAAATCAATCTTACCTCTTTTTTTTATAGGCTATCTGGGATGTTGATGCATCGCGCtcgctctcactccctctatgCGTTCATTTCTGCGCAGGCGTTGTCGTTACGCATGCGACTGTGTGTTTTCCAATGCATCTTAGTGTAATGACTCTGCTTCAGCTATATTCATGTATGACATtcgtatgcagtatgtatgctaTGATAATATGGAGGAGAATTTTGCAATACGAAATGTGTAACTGTTTTATGTCAATCATTTGTTCGGTGTTTTGACGTTTGACACATTTTCTTTAGTGATGTAGTACTTTGTTTGAACCGTGAGTGCCGCTGTTGATCGCATGTAATATTTAGCACAATCACACTATGGTTCCTACTATAATAATGCGCTTAGCAACACCCAGAGAGCACATTAAACTGGAGACCCAGTTGATAGAATAAGGGCCCTATTCTGGATAGTACATTAGGTCTACAGAAACACTTTGTTCTGTAAACGGACGTCACATTGACTGGATTCTTGAAAAATACGTTCTAGGATTTATTTTCTGCCTCAATATTGTGTTTTGGCTTTGGCTTTTTGTCGTGAAATGGCAATGAGAAGGAACAACAGGCTCTTGGAGTGGCTATTGTGCACATTCATGGTTTGCGCCTTCTCAGCTTACGCTGTGTCCGGACAGGTCCGCTACTCCATCCCGGAGGAGATGACGGTGGGCTCCTTTGTTGGGAATATAGCGAAAGATCTGGGACTGGAGCCTCAACGGCTTGTAGCCGGGAGAGCTCGGGTTTTCACCGCGGGCGACAGTGAATACTTGATTCTGAACCGAGAGAAAGGACAATTGTTAGTGAAAGAGAGAATGGACCGGGAACAGCTATGTTTGGAGATCTCAGCATGTAGCTTCAGTTTCGATGTGATTCTAGATAACCCAATGGAGATGTTTCGGGTTACAGTGGAAATACTAGATATCAACGACAATAGCCCCGTTTTTCCAAAAAAGGAAATTGAATTGGAAATTAGCGAGTCAGTCCTACCTGGTGCGCTTTTCTCTATAGAAAGCGCAATAGACCAAGACGTAGGGGCAAATACACTCCAGAAATACGTATTAAACCCCACGGATCATTTTAATCTTAAGATTCAAGGTCGTCTAGATGTAAGTGAAAACATAGAGATAGTACTTCAAAAACCCATGGACAGAGAAAAGACAAAGCATCACTATTTGACTTTAACTGCTGTCGATGGCGGAGACCCTCGGAGGTCTGGAACAGTTCAAATCCACATTGTGGTTCTCGATGCCAACGACAATGCCCCGATATTTAGCCAAGCTACATATAAAGCATCCGTTGTAGAAAATGCTGGGAAGGGCACATTGGTTACAACAGTGAGCGCGACAGACGCAGACGAGGGATCTAGCGCCAATATAGAATTTTATTTTGAGCATGCTACCACTACTATCCGAGAGCTATTCACAATTGACCCGATATCAGGTGAGGTGAAGGTAGTGGGTGATATAGATTATGAAAGAAACAAACAATTTAGGATAAAGGTACAGGCTAAAGATAACGGTGGCTTAACAAACTCATGTGGAATCGTTCTCGATGTTGTTGATATGAACGATAACACTCCGAAAATAACCGTCATGTCATTTTCTAGTGCCCTGCCCGAGGACTCAGTCCCTGGAACTATTATAGCCATGATTAACATCCAGGATATTGATTCAGGCGACAATGCTAAGGTTTCATGTTCCATTGATCGCGACCTTCCTTTCAAAATTGAATCAGCTTTAGCAAATTACTACAATCTGGTGACGGACTCGGTATTGGATAGAGAACAGACATCAGAATATAATGTAACAATCACAGCAGTAGATGGAGGCTACCCGCCTCGCTCAAGTAAAAAGACGCTCAGTTTAAAGCTTTCAGATGTGAACGACCATGCGCCCCAGTTCCAACAAGAAAGCTATGACGCCTATGTGTTCGAAAACAATGCCTCTTCTCTGTCGTTCTATTCTGTAAGCGCTACAGATGCAGACTGGGGACCAAATGCTCGGGTATCATATTTCCTTGAGGACGGTAGTTTAAACGGAGCTCCACTCTCCTCTTATGTTACTGTAAATTCAGACAGTGGGGGGCTTTACGCAGTGAAACCCTTTGACTATGAGCAAATTAAATCTTTCAAAATACATGTCAAAGCACAAGATGGAGGCTCACCCCCATTGAGTGGCAATGTAACTATAAACGTATTCATAAAAGACGAGAACGACAACGCGCCTCAGGTTCTGTATCCAGTACAAACTGGTGGCTCTCTGGGGGCTGAAATGGTGCCCCGTTCAGCAGATGTGGGCTATCTTGTCACTAAAGTGGTGGCTGTTGATGTGGACTCCGGACAGAATGCTTGGCTCTCATATAAACTGCAGAAAGTGACAGACAGGGCGCTGTTTGAAGTGGGCCTACAAAATGGAGAAATAAGAACCATACGCCAAGTCAATGATAAAGATGCTGTGAAACAAAAGCTCGCTGTTGTAGTGGAGGACAACGGGCAGCCCTCTCGATCAGCTGTAGTCAATGTGAACGTGGTGGTGGCGGACAGCTTCCCTGAAGTGCTCTCAGAATTCACTGACTTCACAGTGGACAGGGAATATAATGACAACCTGACTTTTTATCTAGTGTTGGCCTTGGCTGTGGTATCGGTTCTGTTCATATTCTCCATTATTGCCCTTATCACAGTTAAAATCCACAGATGGAGACAGAATCGATTATTCTATAAATATGCAGCAAACCTCCCCGTTATCCCACATCACCCTCCCGTTTACCCAGACGGAACCATGGGAACCCTACAGCGTGTGTACAACTATGAGGTGTGTGGAACCACTGACTCCAGGATGAGTGATGTGAAGTTAGCTAGGCCTTGTAGCCAGAACACACTGGTGGATGTGAGTCGCATGgggacaatgcagagagaaaagagggagcaGGAGGATGGTGATGTGTCTGAAGAGGTGAGACTCCCATTCTGTCCTCTACTTAGATAAGAATAAAGCTTGTGTACATCTGACTGACTGAGGGATGTTTCTACACTGCAATCGTCCTATTCTTTTGCCTCTGTGGGATCAAGTCAACCTTTATCATTGAGTCATGTCAGTAGCATGGTCCAAAAACTGAATTGGTGGCTGGGACTGCAGGCAAGGAGACTTAGACGCCATTCTAATCTGTGTAACAGTCTGCGGTCTGAGTCTATCCATATGAAGGGGTGTACATATTGAATCTTTGTGTGGCCCATTTGACCTTTATTATGGTTAAGAGTTTCCCACTACATGCTGTTGACAGCGCTACATGTAATTGCTGTCTAGTCGtgtctatccatctctctgtgtgtctcagccAGCCTCTATCAGTAATTCTAAAAAGCATTATGGAGGCCAGATTGCTCAGCAAGTAGCCTTTGATGCCATGCTTCTGTGTTAATCTGTTTCACCTGGTTCATGAAATGCACTGCAACACTGTGGCCATGTTCATCGGGTGATTACTCTTTTCCATTCTTATTTACCCAGCAGGTGTGCAGATAAAGGAGCAGGTTATGAAATCACTGTATCAGTTTCATTAGGTCTCGTCTGACTAACAGACTGATCGACTGATCTGACTGggtgattgactggctgactgactgactaacggGTTGACTGACTTGACGGGTTGACTGacttgactggttgactgacttgactggtggactgactgactgactggttgactgaattgactggtggactgactgactgactggttgattgacctgactgactgactggttgactgacctgactgacctgactggcttgtctgactgactggttgactgacctgactggctgactgactgactgactggccgaCTGACCTGACTggcttgactgactgactggttgactgacctaactggctgtctgactgactggttgactgtccTGACTGGCCTGCCATGACTGacttgactgactgactcactacTAATACTATCAAATAATTGTTCTGAGGAGCCCTCATTCCTATCTATCCCATGGATCTTCGCTCTCCCCATCTGTATTTTTATCTCACCCCCCCCCGCCTCCCACCATTttccctccttttcctctccctctctgtacaaCCCTATGGTGCTTGGGCAAACTGACCCACTTTCCCCCTCACACACTGCTCTAATATCCTGTGTTGCTGTGGTGCAGTAATGGGCTTAtatgtctctcccatcagacactGGGCTTAATTCCATGGCAGTGTTACACCCATTCCTGTATGGAAAACTGTCACTGCTCTGTATTCAGAATGAGTGTGTCTGTTGGGTCATACTATGTaactctgtctctgagtctgtctgtaACCAATGGTCTTGCTTACTTGTCATTCACAGTAGTAATGTCCCTTTTCTGTCTATGGCTCACAGGTTGTAAGGGTTTAGACTGGATCttgttagtgagtggaggattGTATGTAACATGGCATGCTGTTAACAGTGACAGTGATGTCAAACCTGCCTAGTAACAGCCAGCAACAACGTCACGTCTTTGCCTTCATTTTAACCACTAGGCCTAAAGCGTGGTTACCGGGGTATTTTAACGAGCCATAGGAAAACAGAAAAGACCAAAGACTTGTTTTAATGGTTGTGTTCATctgcgtgtgtgtgggtttgtgagTATAGTTCAATTCAGGCAATCTCTAGTGTTATGCCCTCTTCTCTCCAGCGTACCAGGAAGATTCACCTCAAGCTCATGCACATTGTCATGGCAACACTCTCTCCATACAGACAGTGCTGCAGATTCCGGACAtaagacatgttgtgtggttggTGACTTGTAAACAACACTGTTCGTAGTCTCGTGGTCTTTTTGGCTAGAGCAAGTACTGTTCTAAAAGCTGCCTTGTCTTACAACCTCTCAGCATGTTTCTAGGTGTGCATGCATCTGTGCCTGTCTGCATAACAGACGGAGTGATGATTTGAATTCTCCCGTGTATTTGTAAAAAGCCAGTGTCGCCCTGTAGTTACGCAACATGTCATGAAGGCAAGAAGTTGGCTGGACTCATTTGATCCAGAAGCACTGAATTCTTTTTGCCCTGAGTCTCACTGCACTGGCATGACAACTGCTTGCAACACAACACTGACCCAGTTTGAGTAGCCTCCTCTCTATTTCCTgttacgtttgagagcgatgggACAGCTTAGTTGTGTTCCATTCTGATGCCTCTGTAACTACCCATCAACCACTCTGTCTTAGCCCCATTgcatgacattttagtcattcagcagacacttatccagagcgactcacaGTAGTGAGTGCACACATTATGTTTTTACACAAACGTAGGCTTACACCTGTACTATACAGTCACAGTGTAGTTTATACCCATGTAACCAACCTTttgcctctctctttgtctcttcccCACATAATCTCAAGCACTCACTTGTCCATGTCAGACATGGATGTTGTCAGTGTGTCCTTTATGTGTCTGTTTATCAGGTTGTATTGAGCACACAGCGTGGAGGCAGTGGGAGGGGGCAAGGCATTGTTGTGCATCATGCAGCAGTATGAAGGCTGTGGGACGCATATTTCACATTGGCACTAGCTTCTGTCCTGCATATTATCACATAAACCCACAAAGTGTCACAGAGTCATTTctaaacatctctctgtctgtctgtctctctctctctctcgctctctctgtctgtctctgtctctctgtctgtctcgttctctctctctcgctccctctgtctTGCTCTGGCTATCTGTTtggctttctgtctgtctctgtctctctctttctccctctctttgcctctctctctctctctctttctctctcacacaaacactctctgcctggctctctctctctctctctctctcaatctgtttctctctttcctctttcttcatctctctccctgtaacAAAAAGCTTCTCACTATGTATCACATACtgatccaagatggcatagcagtcctTTGTCCTCgtcgtgtcccgtgtatatatatatttacatttttatatattttcttttccaaaaactcaacttcaaaacactctcctgcaacccgcctcaccaatttaaaaaaagaaaaaagtattacttacctcaaatctgaaatccacaatagaagctagcctgaagctaaccagaagctaaccagaagctaaccaggagctaaccagaagctagccaaaagctagccagaagctaaccaggAGCTAACCAGGAGCTAACCATAAGCTAGCCAAAAGCTAGCCTGAatctagccagaagctagccagtttactggctaacgttagtaCTTAGCTAACCACGGTTgatggtcatcagctatcctttagctcgaaaagctatcgccagttttgtacaacACGACTCAGACCAGAATATACCGGagctatttttctctccatatccccggatttcaaCCAAATGCTCTGaacatttacacctggatctcgcagttagctagctgctatccgtgggACTATTGTCTTACGTCGGTCCCGGAGCAAACTTCAATTATCCTGGAgttagccagctgaagagttccatcaacCACTCCTGGGCTATTatcacctatccggacctgtTTTACTACCGATGCTGAGCCCCACCAggccttcacgactggactaccgactTTATCTGCacgagggagttatccaactggctCCACCGTCGCGTCGTTACCTAAACGGccatctgcggcccgctaatcgttagctgtcttatcggctgctatctgaataggtctcTAGGGCAATTTTTCTTAGGTAGGCCTTTTTTGCCTTTTTGCCTCCCTTATCTCaactcatttgctcacattgtatatcgactcatttttctactgtattattgactgtatgtttgttttactccatgtgtaactctgtgttgttgtacgtGTCGAactgctacgctttatcttggccaggtcgtagttgtaaatgagaacttgttctcaacttgcctacctggttaaataaaggtgaaataaaaaattaaaaaataaaaatgtcacGTCGGTATCTATGGCCCTCTAGGTTGGTTCAACACCACAGCTTTATACAGTGAGGCTATggaataaatatttttttatagaaCACTTCCCACAGTAAGACTCTCTCTTAACAGAGACTGTGTTTGATAAGTAGCCCTTTGGCTTTACACTCCTGGCTTTGGGTTTTCCCTATCTGTAATAACAGAAAGTGTGCTCTGCTCATCTTGAGCTATGAACATACAATGCACACAGCACATCAATACTTAATTTGCACAGTAGCCTATACCTTTACCTTTCCAGCATTCATTCAAAACAAATGTGTTTCTCTGTGCATGATTTTCAGACAGCTTGCAGTTTCCCACCCACCCTTCCCCACCGACACAGAAACATTCCACACATT
The Oncorhynchus keta strain PuntledgeMale-10-30-2019 chromosome 11, Oket_V2, whole genome shotgun sequence genome window above contains:
- the LOC118381495 gene encoding protocadherin gamma-A11-like isoform X19; the encoded protein is MAMRRNNRLLEWLLCTFMVCAFSAYAVSGQVRYSIPEEMTVGSFVGNIAKDLGLEPQRLVAGRARVFTAGDSEYLILNREKGQLLVKERMDREQLCLEISACSFSFDVILDNPMEMFRVTVEILDINDNSPVFPKKEIELEISESVLPGALFSIESAIDQDVGANTLQKYVLNPTDHFNLKIQGRLDVSENIEIVLQKPMDREKTKHHYLTLTAVDGGDPRRSGTVQIHIVVLDANDNAPIFSQATYKASVVENAGKGTLVTTVSATDADEGSSANIEFYFEHATTTIRELFTIDPISGEVKVVGDIDYERNKQFRIKVQAKDNGGLTNSCGIVLDVVDMNDNTPKITVMSFSSALPEDSVPGTIIAMINIQDIDSGDNAKVSCSIDRDLPFKIESALANYYNLVTDSVLDREQTSEYNVTITAVDGGYPPRSSKKTLSLKLSDVNDHAPQFQQESYDAYVFENNASSLSFYSVSATDADWGPNARVSYFLEDGSLNGAPLSSYVTVNSDSGGLYAVKPFDYEQIKSFKIHVKAQDGGSPPLSGNVTINVFIKDENDNAPQVLYPVQTGGSLGAEMVPRSADVGYLVTKVVAVDVDSGQNAWLSYKLQKVTDRALFEVGLQNGEIRTIRQVNDKDAVKQKLAVVVEDNGQPSRSAVVNVNVVVADSFPEVLSEFTDFTVDREYNDNLTFYLVLALAVVSVLFIFSIIALITVKIHRWRQNRLFYKYAANLPVIPHHPPVYPDGTMGTLQRVYNYEVCGTTDSRMSDVKLARPCSQNTLVDVSRMGTMQREKREQEDGDVSEEQKPPNNDWRFTQQGQRPGPSGQYRLVPHYSTQRSNNTGTTDRQNNGTYRYSTSTQQRWTPYGKARAGPHPEGAGGAIVGTGPWPNPPTEAEQLQALMAAANEVSEATATLGPRYNAQFPMQHVPDYRQNVYIPGSTATLTANPQQMMPQPALQGPPQAMPQVDVPNAAQTPASKKKSTKKDKK
- the LOC118381495 gene encoding protocadherin gamma-A11-like isoform X36, with protein sequence MAMRRNNRLLEWLLCTFMVCAFSAYAVSGQVRYSIPEEMTVGSFVGNIAKDLGLEPQRLVAGRARVFTAGDSEYLILNREKGQLLVKERMDREQLCLEISACSFSFDVILDNPMEMFRVTVEILDINDNSPVFPKKEIELEISESVLPGALFSIESAIDQDVGANTLQKYVLNPTDHFNLKIQGRLDVSENIEIVLQKPMDREKTKHHYLTLTAVDGGDPRRSGTVQIHIVVLDANDNAPIFSQATYKASVVENAGKGTLVTTVSATDADEGSSANIEFYFEHATTTIRELFTIDPISGEVKVVGDIDYERNKQFRIKVQAKDNGGLTNSCGIVLDVVDMNDNTPKITVMSFSSALPEDSVPGTIIAMINIQDIDSGDNAKVSCSIDRDLPFKIESALANYYNLVTDSVLDREQTSEYNVTITAVDGGYPPRSSKKTLSLKLSDVNDHAPQFQQESYDAYVFENNASSLSFYSVSATDADWGPNARVSYFLEDGSLNGAPLSSYVTVNSDSGGLYAVKPFDYEQIKSFKIHVKAQDGGSPPLSGNVTINVFIKDENDNAPQVLYPVQTGGSLGAEMVPRSADVGYLVTKVVAVDVDSGQNAWLSYKLQKVTDRALFEVGLQNGEIRTIRQVNDKDAVKQKLAVVVEDNGQPSRSAVVNVNVVVADSFPEVLSEFTDFTVDREYNDNLTFYLVLALAVVSVLFIFSIIALITVKIHRWRQNRLFYKYAANLPVIPHHPPVYPDGTMGTLQRVYNYEVCGTTDSRMSDVKLARPCSQNTLVDVSRMGTMQREKREQEDGDVSEEQKPPNNDWRFTQQGQRPGPSGTYRYSTSTQQRWTPYGKARAGPHPEGAGGAIVGTGPWPNPPTEAEQLQALMAAANEVSEATATLGPRYNAQFPMQHVPDYRQNVYIPGSTATLTANPQQMMPQPALQGPPQAMPQVDVPNAAQTPASKKKSTKKDKK
- the LOC118381495 gene encoding protocadherin gamma-A3-like isoform X49, with the protein product MAMRRNNRLLEWLLCTFMVCAFSAYAVSGQVRYSIPEEMTVGSFVGNIAKDLGLEPQRLVAGRARVFTAGDSEYLILNREKGQLLVKERMDREQLCLEISACSFSFDVILDNPMEMFRVTVEILDINDNSPVFPKKEIELEISESVLPGALFSIESAIDQDVGANTLQKYVLNPTDHFNLKIQGRLDVSENIEIVLQKPMDREKTKHHYLTLTAVDGGDPRRSGTVQIHIVVLDANDNAPIFSQATYKASVVENAGKGTLVTTVSATDADEGSSANIEFYFEHATTTIRELFTIDPISGEVKVVGDIDYERNKQFRIKVQAKDNGGLTNSCGIVLDVVDMNDNTPKITVMSFSSALPEDSVPGTIIAMINIQDIDSGDNAKVSCSIDRDLPFKIESALANYYNLVTDSVLDREQTSEYNVTITAVDGGYPPRSSKKTLSLKLSDVNDHAPQFQQESYDAYVFENNASSLSFYSVSATDADWGPNARVSYFLEDGSLNGAPLSSYVTVNSDSGGLYAVKPFDYEQIKSFKIHVKAQDGGSPPLSGNVTINVFIKDENDNAPQVLYPVQTGGSLGAEMVPRSADVGYLVTKVVAVDVDSGQNAWLSYKLQKVTDRALFEVGLQNGEIRTIRQVNDKDAVKQKLAVVVEDNGQPSRSAVVNVNVVVADSFPEVLSEFTDFTVDREYNDNLTFYLVLALAVVSVLFIFSIIALITVKIHRWRQNRLFYKYAANLPVIPHHPPVYPDGTMGTLQRVYNYEVCGTTDSRMSDVKLARPCSQNTLVDVSRMGTMQREKREQEDGDVSEEQKPPNNDWRFTQQGQRPGPSGAGPHPEGAGGAIVGTGPWPNPPTEAEQLQALMAAANEVSEATATLGPRYNAQFPMQHVPDYRQNVYIPGSTATLTANPQQMMPQPALQGPPQAMPQVDVPNAAQTPASKKKSTKKDKK